The Arachis ipaensis cultivar K30076 chromosome B05, Araip1.1, whole genome shotgun sequence nucleotide sequence CAACCATCTGATGGCTATCATTCCTGGAGAGGAAAAATTATATCTTAGTTCGGATTCCATTTGTATGGATGAAGGGAATATGGAGAGTCAGCTAGATCTCTATGGTCCTGAATTATTGAATAGCATAAATTACTCTGGTTTGCCTCCACATAAATTAATACTCAAGATTGGTATTCCGGTGATGTTACTGAGAAATATTGACTAATCTAGTGGTCTTTGTAATGGTACAAGGCTACAAGTTAGGAAGTTTGGAAATCATGTCATAGAATGTGAAGTCTTAACACAATGTTGGTCATATTGCTTTGATTCCAAGAATGAATATGGTATCAACAAATAAAACCATCCCAGTTAGATTCTAACGAAGACAGTTTCCTATAATAGTATCGTTTGCCATGACAATTAACAAGTTTTAGGGACAAACTTTATCTCATGTTGGATTGTGCTTGCCCAAACCAGTTTTTACACATGACCAACTATATGTGGCACTTTCAAGAGTTAAGAGCAAGAGAGGTTTAAAAGTTTTACTTATGAATCAAGTAGGAATATCTGCAAATTCAATCATCAATGTTGTTTATAGAGAAGTCTTTGAAAAAAATAGTattctaatataaatattttaattttattttaaattctgtatCAGTGTATAATTATTTGaccttaaaaaatataaaataattattactcactttttttaagttaaactttaattttaataataatcaCGGGGTGATACACtagtcaaaaaaaaattatataagcaTAAGAAAATAAGATAAATCATTTTCTTCGCTTTCATCATCAGTTCATCACTCCAAACCGTTTCCAAAACCTAAAACAATCCTTTTTTTCTGTTACTCTTCGTAAGCACTTTTGTCCCTTTCTGCAATCTCTATCCTTTATAACTCTTGTTTCTTTTCCATTTTcatcatttatttatttgaatatcttTTTCTGATTTGTTTATTCACAATGCacgtttttgttttaatttctattttgaaGCATGGAGTTTCAATTATATTCGAAGCTGGTGGAAATGCTAAACCTTCGAGAATTCCTCAAGTTTGAGACTTTCCAGTTCTGATCGCGGGAGCACAATCTCTCCATCTTCATCTGGTTCCCGTGATTGCTCGGTGCTGATTTAGTCCTTTAGGGTTTCGATTTTGCTTCGGAAGTAGGAAACCTAATTGAAATTTTGTACTCTGTTTTTGCCCCTTTTGGCAATGAAGTTGTTCTAGGTGGCGTTGTAATTTATTCTTTCATTGCTTTATGGTCAAAGTTCATAGATTTGAATGTTCCCCCAAGTACTGTACAATCAACAATTATCATAACATCATAACATTGTNNNNNNNNNNNNNNNNNNNNNNNNNNNNNNNNNNNNNNNNNNNNNNNNNNNNNNNNNNNNNNNNNNNNNNNNNNNNNNNNNNNNNNNNNNNNNNNNNNNNNNNNNNNNNNNNNNNNNNNNNNNNNNNNNNNNNNNNNNNNNNNNNNNNNNNNNNNNNNNNNNNNNNNNNNNNNNNNNNNNNNNNNNNNNNNNNNNNNNNNNNNNNNNNNNNNNNNNNNNNNNNNNNNNNNNNNNNNNNNNNNNNNNNNNNNNNNNNNNNNNNNNNNNNNNNNNNNNNNNNNNNNNNNNNNNNNNNNNNNNNNNNNNNNNNNNNNNNNNNNNNNNNNNNNNNNNNNNNNNNNNNNNNAAaggctgaaaaaaaaaaaatcataactgATAATTCTCATAGCTCCTTGTCATTGTAAAGAAACAAtctcaaatataatattaaaaataagggaAAAAATATTCTCACTTTAATAATGGTGATCCATGGATTGAGCAATCTCAGTAATGGTCAACAAAGATTAGGCATAACTGAGCCTATTTCATTGGCTGGACCAACTGAGTATGATGTGATCAAGACCCGGGAACTTGAGAAGGTTTCTACTGTTTTTAACTTATTGTGAATTCATGCTgattatttagttattttttctATGGTTCTTTTTTGTGCTGAATTTGGATAATTTTTAAAGTACTTGCAAGATGCTGGATTATATGAGAGTCAGGAGGAGGCAGTGGTTAGGGAGGAAGTTCTTGGCAGGCTAGACCAGGTTCAACTTGTTTATTGTTTGGTTCAACTAGTGGAGTTCTATATGAATTAGATCTTTTATTTTGATGTTGTGCTATTCAGATTGTGAAGACATGGGTTAAAACCATAAGCCATGCAAAGGGACTCAATGATCAACTGGTGCATGAAGCAAATGCCAAGATTTTCACCTTTGGCTCATATCGGCTAGGGGTATGGAGCTACTTTTATCTTCTAGTTCTTACTCTCTTTTTGTATATGTACCTGTACATACACATTTATATTAgctctgcatttttcagattctTAGTTTGGAGTGCCTGCATGTTAATTAGGATAGTATTGTTGTATAGCTTATTGCCTTTTTAGATGATAGTGTGTTTTTCATGCGAATTATATGTGATAGAAGCTTGTAAATGCTTGTATGATGTTAAAGCTTGCAACTCTATTTACTCAGTCTTGCTATTCAAAGCTTGGTTATATGCAGAGACCAGAGAGTATTCTTGTTGTTAACTTGGAATATGCGAAAATATATATTGATGCTTTTCATAGGTAGTATGGTTTCTTATTGGTCCGTGCTGAAGATTAGGCTCTATTGTAGTAATGATAATTTAGTTTCTTGAGGTGACTTGTTCATCTTCATTTTCATTATTCTATCCCAAATCCCAATATCCCATGGGGGGATGAACTGATGAAGTTTGATATACCTACCAAAGCTGTATGTATTTGATGAAGAAGATAGTTAATTACATAGAAAGTTATGATAGAAACTACCATCAAAGCCAGCCAAGATAGTTAATTACACACCTGCAAAATCTTTGCTGATGCACAGTTCCATTGAGTTTCTTTCATCTTTGCATGTCCTGAAACTTAGATACTGTCTAGAGAGAGACTTCTGAGGTTGTAGGGTAAAAAGTCTTTTCAGAATGAACGACATATGATACTACCATTGCATTTATGTTAAACTAGGACCAAGATCTGACATTCAGTTCGTGCAATATATTTCTCACTTTTGTTTAACCTGGTTGCTTACATTATCTTAATCCCCACTTAGCAGGAAAATCCTCAATGATATTTGTTGTCTTATTATCTTACTGAAATTTTTTTCAACAAATTTTATAGGTACATGGCCCCGGAGCTGATATAGACACTCTTTGTGTGGGACCTAGACATGCAACCCGAGAAGTATGCTaaattcattcaattttgttTTTAGGTCATATCTGCTGGCTGCTAAACTTGtttttttcaattggtcttaggaGGATTTCTTTGGTGAGCTACATAAGATGCTATTGGAGATGCCACAGGTAACAGAGTTGCACCCTGTGCCTGACGCTCATGTCCCTGTGATGAAATTCAAGTTCAATGGAATTTCTATAGATCTCCTGTATGCAAGATTAGCTTTGTGGGTTATTCCTGAGGTGAGTGAGTTTGggaataattttttttcctttctgtATCTCCTTCCCTGGAGTTATGGACTTGGTTTTTCCAGATATTTTGAAAGCATCAAGTTCAAGGAACATATATGAATGTCATTTGGACAGCATTGTCATTTGGTCTCTAAACTGTTTCTTTACTGTGTTAAAGACTTGTCCTTCCTTGGTTGGTGGCAGGGAAGAGACTGTTAATTTGTGATTTAGAACATTTAGATCCTTTGAAAGCGAATCTTCTAGGGACATGCATACATCTTACTTCCTCATGTTTTGTGTGCTTGCACTATGATCTAAAAGTGTAAATTGCACCTAATCTTCTCTTTATCGTAATCATGGGTTTTTTGTGGGTCAGGACTTAGATATATCGCAAGATTCAATATTGCAAAATGCAGATGAACAAACTGTTCTTAGTCTTAATGGTTGCAGAGTAACTGATCAAGTCTTACGTTTGGTTCCTAATATTCAGGTGGTGGATTAAACATTTACTCACTgattttctattttatatttctcCAGtgttttttatgacattcttatCACTGATTGAATCTATTTTCCCCCTGAAATACAGAATTTTCACACCACATTGAGATGCATGAGGTTTTGGGCAAAGCGTCGTGGTGTTTATTCAAATGTATGGCATAGCTCGCATCCAGGATAGCTTATTTTCTGTTCTGAACTTGTTCTCTATCATCTTTTGATATATTCCTTTGATTTCTCTAATGCATATTGTTGCTATTTCATGTGCAGGTTTCAGGTTTTCTTGGTGGTATAAACTTGGCATTGCTTGTTGCCCGAATATGCCAGCTATATCCTAATGCACTGCCTAATATGTTAGTGTCTCGATTCTTTAGGGTATATACTCAGTGGCGGTGGCCTAATCCAGTCATGCTTTGTGCTATTGAAGAAGGATCTCTTGGACTTCCTATTTGGGATCCTAGAAGAAATCCCAGGGATAGATATCATTTGATGCCTATAATTACTCCTGCTTATCCTTGCATGAACTCTACCTACAATGTGACATCAAGTACTTTGCGTATTATGTCACAGGAATTTCAGAGGGGAAGTGAAATATGTGAGGTATTACATTGTTTTTCAACATTTTTTCTCCGAAAAATCTTGGGAAGTTCAGTGTTTATggaaattgaaaatttgaataaTTCTTTGTTCAAGCCTCCCCTAAAAGCCTAAACCCTCTTTTTGTTGCTACCCATTCACCAAGATGATTTATATCACGGGCTTCAATTTAGAGTTTCCGTGATCAAGTATGGTGCTATAATTATGTTGAAGTTATGTTAGATATGCAGGTTAAATATTCATTTAGAGAAGTCTGGCTTCTCTTGACTAACATGATGCTTTCTAGTAGATACTTCGCTTGTCTGCAATAACTTTGCTGCTTCTGATTTGAATTGAACTAAATGGGGAAGCCTTGCCATGAGCCAATTTTTGTTTGTTCGATGACACTAAGTATgcttatttatacataaataactGGGTCCCTATCAAGGCGAATTTTTTTTATAAGCATTGAAGTTTTCATAGCAGTTTTGAACATTTATTGATGTAGATGACCTGACCTATTAAAGACAAGCCTTACATGTTGGTTGAATTTTCATAAACAATCCCACAAAGAATAGTTATGttcttgttgtgagatttttattttgtttccattgttattttattttatttttttgctataACCTTGTTATGATATTTGAATTACTTAAAAGTATAGTCAATCTCCTGGATTTATGGTATTTGTAGGAAATGGAGGCAGGAGATGCTGATTGGGACACCCTTTTTGAGCGTTATCCCTTTTTTGAAGCTTACAAGAATTATCTACGGATTGACATTGCTGCGGAGAATGCGGATGATCTCAGACAATGGAAGGGCTGGGTCGAATCTCGCCTCCGGCAGTTGACACTGAAGGTATAACACTGTTCTACATGTTTGTCTTGCCTACAGACATGGTTTATAATTAAGCAACGATGCTTATAATCCGCACAATTGACCCCACTTAGTTGGGGTAAACGGTTGTTGCAATTACCTGTTTGTTTTGTTCTTTCTTGCTTCCCCTGTTTTGTTGGttcttgttatttattttttattttcattttttcatgGATTGGGGGGTGGTGGATAACATGGTTTTGCATATGTTCTGTTCTCGGTGTATGACGTAATTTGTTTTTCTAGATTGAGAGGCACACTTATGGCATGCTTCAATGTCATCCACACCCTGGTGAATTTTCAGACAAATCTAGACCTTTCCATCATTGTTACTTTATGGGACTTCAGCGTAAGCAAGGAGTTCCAGTGAATGAAGGTGAACAATTTGATATAAGGCTAACCGTTGACGAATTCAAGCACTCTGTTAATGCATATACTCTATTGAAACCTGGAATGGGCATCCATGTTTCCCATGTGAAACGACGTAATATACCTAACTTTGTATTTCCTGGTGGTGTCCGACCTTCCCACCCATCTAAAATAACTTGGGACAGTAAACGAAGTTCTGAATTAAGGGTTTCTGGCCAGAATGGCCAAGCAGAAATGTCTCAAGGAGCTGTATCTGGAGCAGATGACGGGAGGAAGAGAAAACGATCGGAGGACAACATGGATGATAACTCGAAGGTTTCCAAGTCCTTAACATCTTTAACGCCCTTCAGCCGGGAAGTTCACGAAGATAGAACTTTCATTAGCGCTTCCAGTACTTGTTCTGTGAAGTTTGATGAGACTGAAGTTAACAATATGGGTGACCAAAAGAGTGAGAAACCTTCTTTACAATTTCCGTCTGGAGATAGTGAGACCAATGGATCATTGAGAATCAACAGAGAACTCGACCCTATACTTCCCGTTACTGATACATCTGTTTCTAAAGAAGAAAAGCTATCCAGTGACAAGATCATATCTGGTCCATATGAAGCACATCAACCTCAAGCATTTCCAGAAGAACCTGAAGAGCTTGAAGATAATAATGCGGGTAGTAATCAAGTTAGAGAGAATGGTCGGGATATGAAAAGAGACAACTCGGACTCTTCAATCTCAAAGTTGGCTGTCTCGGAACATCCAGTTATTTCCAAGGAAACATGTTCGACTCAGTTATGCACTAATGGGGGCTTGGAGGAGCTTGAGGTTAACCACTTATTATTGCTTAAATTTGGAAGATTTAGATTGTCATATTCAATTTATACAACAATTGTAGATTCTAGATACCATTTTTTCATGAATTTCGTGCAATTGTCACTGCAAATATTTCTCAAAATTCTGCCAAATCTGTATGACAGCTATAATTACAAGTTAGGTTGGATCTAATGTCTAACTCTACTTGCATGCATGCACTCTTGCACAATGTCTTTCATGTTTTTGGTAGTTTTCCTTGTCTAATTTTTTGGTATTTCAGATAGAATTTGGTTCATGTAATTTGGTCCAATTATATTTGGTACTAATATGGCTAAAAGATGGCAAATATGATAGTATTGTAGTATGGTTCCATGCAATAGCATCAACAAATTGACACTGTTCTGACtattaactttttctttttcctctcttCCGCATGGTTCCTTCCATTGTTTTACCTTTTACATTTTGGGAAAGNNNNNNNNNNNNNNNNNNNNNNNNNNNNNNNNNNNNNNNNNNNNNNNNNNNNNNNNNNNNNNNNNNNNNNNNNNNNNNNNNNNNNNNNNNNNNNNNNNNNNNNNNNNNNNNNNNNNNNNNNNNNNNNNNNNNNNNNNNNNNNNNNNNNNNNNNNNNNNNNNNNNNNNNNNNNNNNNNNNNNNNNNNNNNNNNNNNNNNNNNNNNNNNNNNNNNNNNNNNNNNNNNNNNNNNNNNNNNNNNNNNNNNNNNNNNNNNNNNNNNNNNNNNNNNNNNNNNNNNNATGCATGAATCCTGCACCTCTACCTCAGAAGAAGCCTCTTATCAGGTAATCAACAATATCTTCGTATATTCATATAGATTCAATTATAGAGTAAATGCATTGGTTAAGTTGTGCTAAAACTTGGTTGGTTGGTTTCTTGCTCTTCAGGTTGAACTTCACCTCTTTAGGGAAAGCTTCTGACAAAGAAGGTACTTAGACGCTTAAAGCTTAGGCTGCTAGCTGGAAAGCTTTCATTTTTGTAATAACTATTATGCAGTGAACAATCCTGAGCTAGAACAGCCATCAATGGAGGCTTGAAATTGAGACACTCCATGGGAG carries:
- the LOC107644247 gene encoding nuclear poly(A) polymerase 1 isoform X2 produces the protein MVIHGLSNLSNGQQRLGITEPISLAGPTEYDVIKTRELEKYLQDAGLYESQEEAVVREEVLGRLDQIVKTWVKTISHAKGLNDQLVHEANAKIFTFGSYRLGVHGPGADIDTLCVGPRHATREEDFFGELHKMLLEMPQVTELHPVPDAHVPVMKFKFNGISIDLLYARLALWVIPEDLDISQDSILQNADEQTVLSLNGCRVTDQVLRLVPNIQNFHTTLRCMRFWAKRRGVYSNVSGFLGGINLALLVARICQLYPNALPNMLVSRFFRVYTQWRWPNPVMLCAIEEGSLGLPIWDPRRNPRDRYHLMPIITPAYPCMNSTYNVTSSTLRIMSQEFQRGSEICEEMEAGDADWDTLFERYPFFEAYKNYLRIDIAAENADDLRQWKGWVESRLRQLTLKIERHTYGMLQCHPHPGEFSDKSRPFHHCYFMGLQRKQGVPVNEGEQFDIRLTVDEFKHSVNAYTLLKPGMGIHVSHVKRRNIPNFVFPGGVRPSHPSKITWDSKRSSELRVSGQNGQAEMSQGAVSGADDGRKRKRSEDNMDDNSKVSKSLTSLTPFSREVHEDRTFISASSTCSVKFDETEVNNMGDQKSEKPSLQFPSGDSETNGSLRINRELDPILPVTDTSVSKEEKLSSDKIISGPYEAHQPQAFPEEPEELEDNNAGSNQVRENGRDMKRDNSDSSISKLAVSEHPVISKETCSTQLCTNGGLEELEVNHLLLCMNPAPLPQKKPLIRLNFTSLGKASDKEGT
- the LOC107644247 gene encoding nuclear poly(A) polymerase 1 isoform X3; the protein is MVIHGLSNLSNGQQRLGITEPISLAGPTEYDVIKTRELEKYLQDAGLYESQEEAVVREEVLGRLDQIVKTWVKTISHAKGLNDQLVHEANAKIFTFGSYRLGVHGPGADIDTLCVGPRHATREEDFFGELHKMLLEMPQVTELHPVPDAHVPVMKFKFNGISIDLLYARLALWVIPEDLDISQDSILQNADEQTVLSLNGCRVTDQVLRLVPNIQNFHTTLRCMRFWAKRRGVYSNVSGFLGGINLALLVARICQLYPNALPNMLVSRFFRVYTQWRWPNPVMLCAIEEGSLGLPIWDPRRNPRDRYHLMPIITPAYPCMNSTYNVTSSTLRIMSQEFQRGSEICEEMEAGDADWDTLFERYPFFEAYKNYLRIDIAAENADDLRQWKGWVESRLRQLTLKIERHTYGMLQCHPHPGEFSDKSRPFHHCYFMGLQRKQGVPVNEGEQFDIRLTVDEFKHSVNAYTLLKPGMGIHVSHVKRRNIPNFVFPGGVRPSHPSKITWDSKRSSELRVSGQNGQAEMSQGAVSGADDGRKRKRSEDNMDDNSKVSKSLTSLTPFSREVHEDRTFISASSTCSVKFDETEVNNMGDQKSEKPSLQFPSGDSETNGSLRINRELDPILPVTDTSVSKEEKLSSDKIISGPYEAHQPQAFPEEPEELEDNNAGSNQVRENGRDMKRDNSDSSISKLAVSEHPVISKETCSTQLCTNGGLEELEVNHLYA
- the LOC107644247 gene encoding nuclear poly(A) polymerase 1 isoform X1, whose translation is MVIHGLSNLSNGQQRLGITEPISLAGPTEYDVIKTRELEKYLQDAGLYESQEEAVVREEVLGRLDQIVKTWVKTISHAKGLNDQLVHEANAKIFTFGSYRLGVHGPGADIDTLCVGPRHATREEDFFGELHKMLLEMPQVTELHPVPDAHVPVMKFKFNGISIDLLYARLALWVIPEDLDISQDSILQNADEQTVLSLNGCRVTDQVLRLVPNIQNFHTTLRCMRFWAKRRGVYSNVSGFLGGINLALLVARICQLYPNALPNMLVSRFFRVYTQWRWPNPVMLCAIEEGSLGLPIWDPRRNPRDRYHLMPIITPAYPCMNSTYNVTSSTLRIMSQEFQRGSEICEEMEAGDADWDTLFERYPFFEAYKNYLRIDIAAENADDLRQWKGWVESRLRQLTLKIERHTYGMLQCHPHPGEFSDKSRPFHHCYFMGLQRKQGVPVNEGEQFDIRLTVDEFKHSVNAYTLLKPGMGIHVSHVKRRNIPNFVFPGGVRPSHPSKITWDSKRSSELRVSGQNGQAEMSQGAVSGADDGRKRKRSEDNMDDNSKVSKSLTSLTPFSREVHEDRTFISASSTCSVKFDETEVNNMGDQKSEKPSLQFPSGDSETNGSLRINRELDPILPVTDTSVSKEEKLSSDKIISGPYEAHQPQAFPEEPEELEDNNAGSNQVRENGRDMKRDNSDSSISKLAVSEHPVISKETCSTQLCTNGGLEELEVNHLLLLKFGRFRLSYSIYTTIVDSRYHFFMNFVQLSLQIFLKILPNLYDSYNYKLGWI